The following is a genomic window from Rutidosis leptorrhynchoides isolate AG116_Rl617_1_P2 chromosome 8, CSIRO_AGI_Rlap_v1, whole genome shotgun sequence.
attacacataaatatatcAAACGTAAATATTTGAGCATGAAAACTATTTAAATTTTAACCAAACTTTGACAAACCTTGACTTTGACCGATTCAGACCCTACTTAGACAGACTCAAACTGACTTTGACCGACTCACATCCGACTAAGACAGATTCACATaccgactttgactgactttgacctgAATACTTAGCGTTGACCGACTAATTAGACGTTATTGGGTGAAACGGGACGGGGCTAGTCACCAAACCAACTGGTCGGCCGAGACGCCCACCGTTTACAACAATGGTTCCGGTCGCTACTGATAATCAGAATTTTATAATGCTTTTAGGAGAAAATACATTGTTATTCTGTGACAATTTCTCTCTTTAAAGAGTCTAGAACCGAAAACCAGACCACACATATAGTAAATTTCACTAAGGCAGTATTGGTTTGGTTTGGTTTGGTTTGGTCTGGTCTGGTCTGGTTGTTGATTTAGACACCggaagaaataaaaataaataaaaaataggaAAAGGCTTGCCTGAAACCCAGCTACTGTTCGGATAAAGTGAGAGCAAACCCTGTGAAACGGTTTGGTAGAGAGAGATTTGAGACCACTTAAAAAAGGGGAAGAGCCGTATTGTTGAGCAGCTGTAGCCTTAAAACCACTACCTTCGTATGTATAAGTACCCGTGAACTCTACCATTGCAGGTAAACTAGGCCACAGACGAAAATACTCAACGGGTGATATTTTATGAGGCAACAGAAGCTCTGTAAGTGGAATCTTGTAAGGCTGACATCTCATAATTACAGGATCTCCTAATTCTGGTTTTAAGCTTCTTTTTTGTCTTATGATTTGTTGATCTTCCTCTGCATAATCCCCTTCGTTTCCTGGAATATCGGTGCCAGCAAATGGATAGTATAGGACTTGAACCCAAAGGGCACATCTTTCGAAATGAGATACACCCAAAGTCACACTGCATAATACTGGTTCCTGCAATGAACATGGGCTATGTTTACAATAAATCAAAGATTATTACATCATGATGAGTCATAATGAGTCGGGCCTTCAGGTGTTGAAGGTGTCAAGAAAATAAAAAAGAATTTAAACCCGGCAGATATTTTCATCAAATGACTATGGTTAAAGGGTAACATCAGAAAGATGTAATGATGATGGGTCAACAGGGGTGGGAAAATTGGCGGGTAGgataatgggtcaaaaggggtaatTTGGTATGGTATAAAATGAGTTGGAGCAACAGAATTACAAGCATTATAATATAGAGAACATAAAGATATTACTACCTGAGAATTTAGATCACGCAATTGTCGAACTGCTTGGGGAGATCCATCCATAAAGTATGATGCACCAGACAACCCAACTCGAATATCCACACGATTAAGTTCCATTTCAGTCAAATTTAAAACCTGCAACATATGTTGAAGCTTAAGCATTCACCATTTGATGAATAAGATAGCAAAAAAGTTTCTAAATATTACAAAGTTGTATTATGTTGTTTATATAATTCACAATTAAACTATCTAACAAAAAGACTAAACGCATCCACGCTGATTAAAATTCAGTTCACCTTCAAATGAAGAGTGATTCTTCCATCACCAGGATCTGACAAGTGATAAGCTTCAACATAGCAGGGATCACTACTACCAGTTAACGTATAAGCATTTGGAGGAACCTTAAGTTTACTAGTATCAGCTCTTTTTGTCAACAGTAGAGTTAATTCACTAGGATCAGGTCTCCAAAGTTCTAAAATAGCCTTGTGAACTAATCCTTCCAACTTTCTGTCTTGGGCAGCCGAGGCTTCATAGAATTGAACAGTCAGTTTGTGATGACTAAACGGGTAATCTCCTCTTGCTTCACTTACACCAGCCCACCTGTATAAAACACGCGATAAGTTTAAAAAACTAattaacaaaaacaataataggtATCATGTGATGCTTACTTGTCATCTGCATGAGTTGAAACATATTTGATTCTCTGCAATATCATACGGGCCTGATGTTTGTTAACAGAATCAGTTAATGGATCAGCCCTGAACTCTTCTAGTTCTTTAGTGAGCAACTGTCCAGCCCTAGCATTGCGTGATCCCAACCTTTGAGCACATAAAAGAACTGCTTGAATATCTTGCAGCTTATTTGTTTCAGTTGCAGATGAGTCAGCATTGAATAAGATTTTGTGGATTTTAGATATGATGATGTTCAGAGCATCATCCGGGTCATCAGCTAACAGAGGATCCAAACCTTCTAAATCAATGTGCTCTGAAATTGCCCAAATAAGACGAGCAGCAATTCTAGGAGTATTCACCTGTCACATAGACAATACAAATTATACACATAAAAAGAAATACACACAAAAAGAAATacatataaaaagaaaagaaaatattaCATGTCCCTATGGTTTACCCCAAATTTCACGCGGGGTCCCTAaactttcttttttcttttttgcgTGCGGGGTCCCCGTACTTTACACACGTTTCGTGAGGGTCTCTATGAGTAACGTGCAGGTTCCATGTATTTTACACTCGTTAAGTTGTATCGGTAAACCACAGGGACCCCTTGCGAAACGAGTGTAATGTACGGATACCCCgcacgtcaaaaaaaatgtttatGGACCCCGCACGTCAAAAAAATCAATAGGGACCCCGCATGAAATCTGAGGTAAATCATAGGGATGCCCCATGTAATTTTTCCATGCTCTATGTGAAATATTTATGGGAAGAATAGCAAAATGTACCAAATTTCACTGAGAAACATTAAACGCTCACAAACCTCGAGGAGATCATTCACAAGTTTCCGTTGTAAATTTTGTAAGCGTGTTTCATTTAATATCTGATCTTGAGATGCTCCATCTTTGACTCGTTTGACCCCACCCCTAGTATCAAAAATATGGCAAAGTCTGACCAGCAACTTCAAGTAGCAATCGACTGCATATGTTCGACCCTCACAATCCCATTTCACACATGGTCGACACACTTCAACCACTTCCAAAGCTGGTTCAGTCCAATTTAAAGCGCCATAGCCAGTTCCATAAGCCAATGCACCAATCACTCGACTCTCCATACCCGAGTTCTTTTGTTCTGGCAATGGTAGTGATAGTTGAAAGCAACTTTCAACTAGAGTGGCTACTAATTCTTCTCTGAATAGATTTTTGCTTGTAACAGTGTTGAGATCGTCTCTAATTCGGGAATCCTCGAAAAGTGATGCAATGTCTGTTCCGGGAAGAGGTTTTTGGCCTCTTCGAACACTTTCTTTAGCAAAAAGATCAACACAAAGAGCTGTACGACAGATACATGCTAAAGCGTGCATACGGTCTGATTCCGCCCTCAAGTTTCTCACCATGAGAAGCAGCTTTTTAAACAACGAAACCTGAAAAAATAACACATTTTGCAGAATATATTACATAGAATCATAAAAGTTGTCTATTGAATCTAATACACAAAAAAAGTTCCATTAAGAATATTTAGATCCATGAAGCAAGCAATCCTCACATTACACCAAATCAAATTGATAGCTTTTCAGGGTTTGGCAGGGAAACTTGTAGGTAAAAATGTATATTAGATTCGGCTTATCAGTAGTAAAAATGACTTATTAAAGTCTAGTGAACCTGAATAAAAGCAACAGACAGCTCTAAACTATCCACGCCAATTACAGATCAGAACGAACTAATTGCTCAAAAGGGAAAGCAACAAAGAAGGATTCACATCTCACTAAATCATTTCACAAAATCCAAAATCAACATAAGAAATTTGAACAATTCTCAAGTTGTATACTTGTACTCTGTAAATAAGGTGGAGGGGTCTTCAAGAGCACTGTACTGATTAGAATTTGTACATTTAGCCTTGAGCAATGAGCCTACCTGAAGTAATTTTACTGGATGTTTTACAAAAAAGAAACAGCAAGAGTTTAAGGAAGGTGCACACTTGTCAATGGGAAGATATAACATATAAGCATATTAATGTGATACACAAAAATTAATATAATCGTGCAGGACCTTTATCATCATGCCTTGGATGTACTTGATTTTAAATCAGTAACTGAATAACTTTCTAAGGCATATCTAAACTCAGATAATAATCTAGCATCAAGGCTTTCATCTGTTCATTAGTGGTAGTATACCTGGCACTAATCATTAATTCATGGTCTATGGTGTGGTATGTAAAATGCTGCAAAGAGTGACAAATTTCTTCTAAGCAGCTAAACTGAATAAATGATTAAAGCATGTCTCGGAGATAATAGATTCAAAATCAATAACAGAGTTATTTTTTAAGACAATACTAAACATGGATAATACGTATGCAAATAAAGTGATACACGTGTAATACAAGGTGCAGGAAGTGGTTGTACAAACCTGCATACTTAGATCAAGGAGATGTAGATTTGTAACAACGGCTCGAACAATACTCTCTCTAGCAGAAGAAAATTCTTGCCTATCCCAAAGTGTGAGAATTGCAATAATTGATGCCGAAGCCCATTCAGGTTTGCCACCAGGAACATCAGCCAAATAGAGCATATTAATCCCCACCTCAAAAATCAATGCTGGATCTAACGAAGATGCCAAATAAGGGGCCAAATGGGTAACCACATCTGACACTCCCACAAACCTCTCTGCATTTGAATCCAAAGCACTGGCATTTGATTTCTTCGAAGACCTTGAAAGCTTCTGAAAAGACTCAATTGATCCTGAAGCAACTGACTTCACAGCATAAACAAGTGGATACACACTAGCCCTAAAACTCTCCACAGGCAGAATCAACGACCTAGCCATCAAAGCATTCCGCCTCTTCCAAACGAATTCCACCATGGACGAAACCCAATTGGACCTAATCGCAACAGAATTCTCACTATCCACAAGCTTATCCCCAGCCAACCTACTCATCCGCTTCGATTCAAACTCCTGAAACAACCTCCCAACCGATTCAAATGCCACTTTCGAGACATTATCTGCTTTATCTAGCATATTCAGCCCAATCCTATTCCACCAATTCGACACCTTATCCAACAAATTAATATTATTCTCACACAAAGTCACCAGATCATCACGTGCAAGTATACAACCTAGGGTTTCCGTAATTGAAAACCTTAAATTCTCACTATTGGAATCAAAACAGTTAGATATTTCCTTATTACTATCAGTAATTAACTTGCCTAACCGATACGACGGAATAGCAGCAAGTATAGAGACCGCAGCAGCAGTGACGTCAGGGTCCGGGAACTCCAGATCGTTATGGATACCGGTGCAAACGATCTCCCATAGATCGGTGGTGAGACGAGTGGATCGGATGAGGTCAAATGCAAGTTTTTTGGAAACGGCAGAGGCCGGAGAAGCAACGATCTCTTCAACGGCGGATTTAGCGATGACGGAGATATCACGGCCGGCGGCGGATTGTTGGAGAGCTTGAAGTAGTGCACCTGATTGACGGAGAGCGTCGTTGGAGCGGAGATCCGCTTGGATCTGAGCGAAGAGTATGTCCATTGAATTGAATTGTGGAAGTTAGCGTTAGGGTTTTATGAGCATGAAGAAGTGGAATTGAAATTATATGTTGACGGAAATATAAGTGGAAATGTAATTTCGGTTAACTGTGTTAGATGCTTTATTACACCGGCTTCTTTCCCAGATGCTGAAAACTGCAAACAATAGCTCCTGTAAAGCCGTCGTTACATTCTTATTTAAAA
Proteins encoded in this region:
- the LOC139864970 gene encoding protein TPLATE, which translates into the protein MDILFAQIQADLRSNDALRQSGALLQALQQSAAGRDISVIAKSAVEEIVASPASAVSKKLAFDLIRSTRLTTDLWEIVCTGIHNDLEFPDPDVTAAAVSILAAIPSYRLGKLITDSNKEISNCFDSNSENLRFSITETLGCILARDDLVTLCENNINLLDKVSNWWNRIGLNMLDKADNVSKVAFESVGRLFQEFESKRMSRLAGDKLVDSENSVAIRSNWVSSMVEFVWKRRNALMARSLILPVESFRASVYPLVYAVKSVASGSIESFQKLSRSSKKSNASALDSNAERFVGVSDVVTHLAPYLASSLDPALIFEVGINMLYLADVPGGKPEWASASIIAILTLWDRQEFSSARESIVRAVVTNLHLLDLSMQVSLFKKLLLMVRNLRAESDRMHALACICRTALCVDLFAKESVRRGQKPLPGTDIASLFEDSRIRDDLNTVTSKNLFREELVATLVESCFQLSLPLPEQKNSGMESRVIGALAYGTGYGALNWTEPALEVVEVCRPCVKWDCEGRTYAVDCYLKLLVRLCHIFDTRGGVKRVKDGASQDQILNETRLQNLQRKLVNDLLEVNTPRIAARLIWAISEHIDLEGLDPLLADDPDDALNIIISKIHKILFNADSSATETNKLQDIQAVLLCAQRLGSRNARAGQLLTKELEEFRADPLTDSVNKHQARMILQRIKYVSTHADDKWAGVSEARGDYPFSHHKLTVQFYEASAAQDRKLEGLVHKAILELWRPDPSELTLLLTKRADTSKLKVPPNAYTLTGSSDPCYVEAYHLSDPGDGRITLHLKVLNLTEMELNRVDIRVGLSGASYFMDGSPQAVRQLRDLNSQEPVLCSVTLGVSHFERCALWVQVLYYPFAGTDIPGNEGDYAEEDQQIIRQKRSLKPELGDPVIMRCQPYKIPLTELLLPHKISPVEYFRLWPSLPAMVEFTGTYTYEGSGFKATAAQQYGSSPFLSGLKSLSTKPFHRVCSHFIRTVAGFQLCYAAKTWHGGFLGMMIFGASEVSRNVDLGDETTAMICKFVVRASDAAIIKEVGSDLQSWCDDLTDGGVEYMPEDEVKMAAAERLKLSMERIAILKAAQAPPKSPKVEEIKDDVTDDDDEEEDEEDGDKKKKENGEDGKKKHKGPTTLFELTPEEVEHRALQTAILQEWHALCKDRNTKAK